A window from Mya arenaria isolate MELC-2E11 chromosome 9, ASM2691426v1 encodes these proteins:
- the LOC128203784 gene encoding uncharacterized protein LOC128203784, translated as MVLLQRYLVFTSLILILEFRNLAGVPLDRGETLVRRLADDLAVLIEYEVANAGSPPRSDDLDRLRLLQDRVRVAEALGVVSGDQNDIQKVIQELQDMAEKHRAKRAGDDCKVPAWCGFGGKDEQ; from the exons ATGGTGCTGTTACAAAGATATCTGGTGTTCACGAGCTTGATCTTAATTCTCGAATTCCGAAATCTTG CTGGTGTTCCACTTGATAGAGGAGAAACTCTGGTAAGGCGGCTGGCGGATGACCTAGCTGTTCTCATTGAATACGAGGTGGCAAACGCAGGAAGCCCTCCGCGATCCGATGACTTGGATCGGCTTAGGCTGCTACAAGACAGGGTGCGCGTGGCTGAGGCCCTGGGTGTCGTGTCGGGCGACCAGAATGACATCCAGAAGGTGATCCAAGAATTGCAGGACATGGCCGAAAAGCACAGAGCAAAAAG GGCCGGAGATGACTGTAAAGTACCGGCTTGGTGTGGTTTTGGCGGCAAGGACGAGCAGTAA